In Nostoc sp. CENA543, a single genomic region encodes these proteins:
- the nifN gene encoding nitrogenase iron-molybdenum cofactor biosynthesis protein NifN: MAVVTVPEKSVAVNPLKQSQALGASLAFLGLKGMIPLFHGSQGCTAFAKVVLVRHFREAIPLATTAMTEVTTILGGEENVEQAILTLVEKSNPEIIGLCSTGLTETRGDDIERFLKDIRDRHPELAHIPVVFAPTPDFKGALQDGFAAAVESIVKQIPQAGGINGEQVTILAGSAFTPGDLQEIKEIVTSFGLIPIFVPDIGASLDGHLEDGYTAITASGTSVAQLKAVGCSAFTIALGESMRGAAKILEQRFGIPYEVFSELTGLEPVDEFLQALAILSSNPVPEKYRRQRRQLQDAMLDTHFYFGAKRVSLALEPDLLWSTVRFLQSMGTQIHAAVTTTRSPLLEKLPIKSVTIGDLEDLEELAVGSDLLIGNSNVAAIAKRLSIPLYRLGIPIYDRLGNGLFTKVGYRGSMEVLFGIGNLFLEAEEERVKHLWGLSAE, translated from the coding sequence ATGGCAGTCGTTACCGTTCCCGAAAAATCAGTTGCAGTTAATCCTCTCAAGCAAAGTCAGGCTTTGGGTGCGTCCTTGGCTTTTTTGGGATTGAAGGGGATGATTCCTCTGTTCCACGGTTCGCAAGGTTGTACAGCTTTCGCCAAGGTGGTGTTAGTTCGTCATTTTCGGGAAGCGATTCCCCTCGCTACTACGGCGATGACGGAAGTAACGACTATTCTCGGTGGGGAAGAGAACGTAGAACAGGCGATTCTTACCTTAGTTGAAAAATCCAATCCCGAAATCATTGGTTTGTGTAGCACTGGACTCACAGAAACCAGAGGCGATGATATTGAGAGATTCCTTAAGGATATCCGCGATCGCCACCCAGAACTTGCTCACATTCCCGTAGTCTTTGCACCGACACCCGATTTTAAAGGCGCATTGCAAGATGGTTTTGCGGCGGCTGTGGAAAGCATAGTTAAACAAATTCCCCAAGCTGGTGGAATTAATGGTGAGCAAGTCACAATTCTGGCTGGTTCTGCCTTTACCCCAGGGGATTTGCAAGAAATTAAAGAAATCGTTACTTCCTTTGGATTAATCCCCATCTTTGTCCCAGACATTGGCGCATCATTAGATGGACATTTAGAAGATGGTTACACTGCCATCACCGCCAGTGGTACAAGTGTGGCGCAACTGAAAGCCGTTGGTTGTTCCGCCTTTACTATCGCCTTGGGTGAAAGTATGCGGGGTGCAGCCAAAATTCTGGAACAACGGTTTGGTATTCCTTACGAAGTGTTTAGCGAACTGACTGGACTAGAACCAGTAGACGAGTTTTTGCAAGCATTAGCCATTCTCAGCAGCAACCCCGTACCCGAAAAATACCGCCGTCAACGTCGTCAATTGCAAGATGCAATGTTAGACACGCACTTTTACTTTGGTGCGAAGCGGGTATCCTTAGCATTAGAACCGGACTTACTGTGGTCAACAGTGCGCTTTCTGCAATCGATGGGGACGCAAATTCATGCAGCCGTGACCACAACACGCTCACCCCTGTTAGAAAAACTCCCCATCAAGAGCGTGACTATTGGAGATTTAGAAGACTTAGAAGAATTGGCAGTTGGATCTGACCTGCTGATTGGTAATTCTAACGTAGCTGCGATCGCCAAACGTCTTTCCATCCCACTTTATCGCCTCGGTATACCTATCTATGACCGTTTAGGCAATGGTTTATTCACCAAAGTAGGCTATCGCGGCTCAATGGAAGTCTTATTTGGCATCGGCAACCTATTTCTAGAAGCAGAAGAAGAAAGAGTCAAACATCTGTGGGGACTCAGTGCTGAGTAA
- the nifX gene encoding nitrogen fixation protein NifX: MKIAFTTTDHVHINAHFGWAREIDVYEINAEGYQFLETLNFEGDLQQDGNEDKVAPKLAALVDCAIVYVTAIGGTAAAKLIKKGVTPVKARSEQEEIKEILTKLVQTLKGNPPPWLRKALQPKTTNFADELEDEATV; this comes from the coding sequence GTGAAAATTGCCTTTACAACTACCGACCACGTTCATATTAATGCTCACTTTGGCTGGGCGAGAGAAATTGATGTCTATGAAATTAATGCCGAAGGATATCAATTTTTAGAAACATTGAACTTTGAGGGCGACTTACAACAAGATGGTAACGAAGATAAAGTTGCTCCAAAACTAGCAGCATTAGTTGATTGTGCCATTGTATATGTCACAGCCATTGGTGGAACTGCTGCTGCAAAATTAATAAAGAAAGGTGTTACCCCAGTAAAAGCACGTTCCGAACAAGAAGAAATCAAAGAAATTCTCACAAAATTAGTCCAAACCTTAAAAGGTAATCCTCCTCCTTGGTTGCGGAAAGCATTGCAACCCAAAACCACAAACTTTGCAGATGAATTAGAAGACGAAGCAACAGTATGA
- a CDS encoding NifX-associated nitrogen fixation protein, giving the protein MSAENSVNDPATDVVATSPFLKTLVLQIRGQDAYGVYRSWSDELLLKPFIVPKKKKREISVEGEVDAVTQARIMSFFRAIAARIEQETGLISQVVIDLSHEGFGWALVFSGRLLLTVKTLRDAHRFGFESLEHLAEEGEKFVAKGLDLATRFREVSKL; this is encoded by the coding sequence ATGAGCGCAGAAAATAGTGTCAACGATCCCGCTACAGATGTAGTTGCCACCTCACCATTTCTCAAAACATTAGTATTACAAATTCGGGGACAAGACGCTTACGGCGTTTACCGTAGTTGGTCAGACGAACTACTACTAAAACCCTTCATTGTTCCCAAAAAAAAGAAACGGGAAATTTCCGTTGAAGGTGAAGTAGATGCCGTCACCCAAGCGCGAATCATGTCATTTTTTCGCGCCATAGCCGCCAGAATCGAACAAGAAACCGGCTTAATTTCCCAAGTAGTAATCGACCTAAGTCATGAAGGCTTTGGCTGGGCCTTAGTCTTTTCCGGTCGCCTACTACTCACCGTCAAAACCCTCCGCGACGCTCACCGCTTTGGTTTTGAATCCCTAGAACACCTAGCAGAAGAAGGCGAAAAATTCGTAGCCAAAGGACTAGATTTAGCTACCCGCTTCCGCGAAGTCAGCAAACTATAA
- a CDS encoding CCE_0567 family metalloprotein, producing the protein MQVENTSIEELKNKIKRLNSKAGQMKMDLHDLAEGLPTNYTQLMEVAAATYEIYHQLDELKKYLKQLEQGK; encoded by the coding sequence ATGCAAGTAGAAAACACCAGCATTGAAGAACTCAAAAATAAAATCAAACGCCTCAACAGCAAAGCCGGACAAATGAAAATGGATTTGCACGACTTAGCTGAAGGCTTACCCACAAATTACACACAATTAATGGAAGTTGCTGCTGCAACTTATGAAATTTATCATCAGCTTGATGAACTCAAAAAATATCTCAAGCAATTGGAGCAAGGCAAATGA
- the nifW gene encoding nitrogenase-stabilizing/protective protein NifW yields the protein MTKTIEEFKKLTDAEEYFKFFELEYDPKLVNVNRLHILKKFSQLISEIDSNSELTNEEKLNQYSLALQQAYQTFLESSPQEQKLFKVFKDKPKNVITLTELTSD from the coding sequence ATGACTAAAACTATTGAAGAGTTCAAAAAACTTACCGATGCAGAAGAATATTTTAAATTCTTTGAATTAGAATATGATCCCAAACTTGTTAATGTAAATCGTTTACATATTCTGAAAAAATTCTCACAACTAATCAGTGAAATTGACAGCAATTCCGAACTAACCAACGAAGAAAAATTAAACCAATATTCACTAGCACTGCAACAGGCTTATCAGACCTTTTTGGAATCTTCACCCCAAGAACAAAAACTGTTCAAGGTATTCAAAGACAAGCCAAAAAATGTAATCACGCTGACAGAACTCACGTCTGATTAG
- a CDS encoding HesA/MoeB/ThiF family protein, with protein MINLTPTELERYSRQMMLPNFGEVAQKRLKSATVLVTGVGGLGGTAALYLAVAGVGRLILVRGGDLRLDDMNRQILMTDDWVGKPRVFKAKETLLAINPDIQIEAVHDYITPENVDELVQSADMALDCAHNFTERDLLNAACVRWRKPMVEAAMSGMEAYLTTIIPGVTPCLSCFFPEKPEWDRRGFSVLGAVSGTLACLTALEAIKLITGFSQPLLSQLLTIDLNRMEFAKRRSQRDRSCPVCGNNAPWRYAQSNSMETSSNCTHP; from the coding sequence GTGATCAACCTAACGCCTACCGAGTTAGAACGTTATAGTCGCCAAATGATGCTCCCCAATTTTGGCGAAGTAGCTCAGAAGCGTCTGAAGTCAGCGACGGTTTTAGTGACTGGTGTGGGAGGATTAGGCGGTACGGCTGCGCTTTACCTAGCAGTAGCAGGCGTTGGGCGGTTAATCCTAGTCCGAGGCGGTGATCTGCGGCTGGACGATATGAATCGCCAGATTTTGATGACGGATGATTGGGTAGGTAAACCGAGGGTTTTCAAAGCGAAAGAAACCCTATTGGCGATCAATCCTGATATCCAAATCGAAGCAGTTCACGACTATATTACCCCAGAAAATGTAGATGAGTTAGTGCAGTCTGCGGATATGGCTCTAGATTGCGCTCACAATTTTACAGAGCGTGATTTGTTGAACGCAGCCTGTGTACGCTGGCGCAAACCAATGGTGGAAGCAGCGATGAGCGGGATGGAGGCTTATCTCACTACCATTATTCCTGGTGTGACTCCTTGTCTATCCTGTTTCTTTCCAGAGAAGCCTGAGTGGGATCGGCGTGGTTTTTCTGTGCTGGGTGCGGTGTCTGGAACACTGGCTTGTTTGACAGCACTAGAAGCCATCAAGTTGATTACTGGGTTTAGTCAGCCTTTGTTGTCGCAGTTACTTACTATTGACTTGAATCGGATGGAATTTGCTAAGAGGCGTTCTCAACGCGATCGCTCTTGTCCAGTATGCGGTAATAACGCACCTTGGCGATATGCTCAATCCAATTCAATGGAAACCAGTAGCAATTGCACACATCCTTAA
- a CDS encoding iron-sulfur cluster assembly accessory protein, whose product MTVTLTEKAEFRLRAFLRGSAADTDETTTKGVRVSIKDGGCSGYEYGMEITSQPQPDDIVIQQGKVPVYIDAKSAPLLEGLVIDFVEGVVESGFKFTNPNATSTCGCGKSFKAGDCSPEGVPCS is encoded by the coding sequence ATGACCGTTACTTTAACAGAAAAAGCAGAATTTCGTCTGCGGGCATTCTTGCGCGGTTCAGCTGCTGACACTGATGAGACAACTACTAAAGGTGTCCGCGTCTCTATCAAAGACGGTGGTTGCAGTGGCTATGAATATGGAATGGAAATCACCAGCCAACCCCAGCCAGATGATATTGTCATCCAACAAGGTAAAGTACCAGTTTATATAGATGCAAAAAGCGCACCTTTATTAGAAGGACTAGTGATTGATTTTGTTGAGGGTGTGGTGGAAAGCGGCTTTAAGTTCACTAATCCCAATGCAACTAGTACCTGTGGTTGTGGTAAGTCCTTCAAAGCTGGTGATTGCTCCCCCGAAGGCGTACCTTGCAGCTAA
- a CDS encoding 2Fe-2S iron-sulfur cluster-binding protein encodes MATYQVRLISKKENIDTTIEIDEDTTILDGAEENGIELPFSCHSGSCSSCVGKVVEGEINQDDQIFLDDEQVGKGFALLCVTYPRSNCTIKTHQEPYLA; translated from the coding sequence ATGGCAACATATCAAGTTAGATTGATCAGCAAAAAAGAAAACATCGACACCACAATTGAGATCGACGAAGATACCACAATTTTGGATGGTGCAGAAGAAAACGGTATTGAATTACCTTTCTCTTGCCATTCAGGTTCTTGCTCTAGCTGTGTGGGTAAAGTTGTAGAAGGTGAAATCAACCAAGATGATCAAATCTTCTTAGATGACGAACAAGTAGGCAAAGGATTCGCTCTATTGTGCGTTACCTATCCTCGTTCTAACTGCACAATTAAAACCCATCAAGAACCTTACCTCGCTTAA
- a CDS encoding FeoA domain-containing protein — protein sequence MFSPFSVAGSSLELLQLGEKGIVTFCQVQDQAFLKKLKLLGLTTGTSITVVQKFPVILIQVGSILLEIDKELARTIYVRII from the coding sequence ATGTTTAGTCCATTTAGTGTGGCTGGTAGCTCTTTAGAATTGCTTCAACTAGGAGAAAAAGGTATAGTTACTTTTTGCCAGGTTCAGGATCAAGCATTTCTGAAGAAACTGAAATTATTAGGCTTAACAACAGGTACGTCTATTACTGTGGTACAAAAGTTTCCCGTAATATTAATCCAAGTAGGTAGCATTTTACTAGAAATCGATAAAGAATTAGCTCGCACTATTTATGTGCGGATAATTTAA
- a CDS encoding molybdopterin-binding protein: MEFNARNFLETTVKKVVPGAINTEITLELAPGVEIVSIITKSSAEKLQLTEGKQAYALIQSSDVIVAID; this comes from the coding sequence ATGGAATTTAATGCGCGTAATTTTCTCGAAACAACAGTTAAAAAAGTTGTTCCGGGCGCAATAAATACAGAGATAACTTTAGAACTTGCCCCTGGTGTAGAGATAGTTTCTATTATCACCAAGTCATCCGCCGAAAAGTTACAACTAACTGAAGGGAAGCAAGCTTACGCTCTGATCCAATCTTCAGATGTGATAGTGGCTATTGATTAA
- a CDS encoding CBS domain-containing protein, whose protein sequence is MRAKQIMTQDVATIRSSATVAEAVRLLRLKGLRALIVEPRHSADAYGIVTVADIAGKVVAYGKDPEKVHVYEVMSKPCIVIDPDLDVEYVARLLTNTNVWCAPVIRGELLGVISVTDIVSKDDFIAKPKLVFLRKELHKAVSDARAISANYGPDSKRATEAWDFVDELETEACYYGLPKPEKSAREIFAEKPLFATV, encoded by the coding sequence ATGAGAGCCAAACAAATCATGACTCAAGATGTAGCTACAATTCGCAGTTCCGCAACTGTAGCAGAAGCAGTCAGACTCTTGAGGCTCAAAGGACTGCGTGCGTTAATCGTAGAACCTCGTCATAGTGCTGATGCTTACGGTATCGTGACTGTGGCTGATATTGCAGGTAAGGTTGTTGCTTATGGTAAAGATCCTGAAAAAGTTCATGTTTATGAAGTTATGAGTAAACCCTGCATCGTGATTGATCCTGATCTCGATGTGGAATATGTAGCACGATTATTAACGAATACTAATGTGTGGTGCGCGCCTGTAATTCGTGGCGAATTATTGGGTGTAATTTCTGTAACTGATATTGTCAGCAAGGATGACTTTATTGCTAAACCAAAACTAGTGTTCTTGCGGAAAGAACTACACAAAGCGGTTTCCGATGCGCGTGCAATTTCTGCTAACTATGGCCCAGATTCTAAACGGGCGACGGAAGCGTGGGATTTTGTAGACGAACTCGAAACCGAAGCTTGTTATTATGGCTTACCTAAACCAGAGAAATCTGCTAGAGAAATATTTGCAGAAAAACCACTGTTTGCTACTGTCTAA
- a CDS encoding ankyrin repeat domain-containing protein translates to MNKKSNPSLSAETQQWLTTKGYDITDLNQAGENGDTALMKATREGIFTIAEELIKAGADIHARNNDGNNALWFACFGNHYDLIDFLLAHKININNQNDNGATVAMYAASSGKAEVLKLLLQYHPNLNLKNLDDYKAIDFASTIEVLRILKNAAK, encoded by the coding sequence ATGAATAAAAAAAGTAACCCTAGTTTGAGTGCAGAAACTCAGCAATGGTTAACTACCAAAGGTTACGACATAACAGATTTAAATCAAGCTGGTGAAAATGGTGACACCGCTTTGATGAAAGCAACGCGTGAGGGGATATTTACAATTGCCGAAGAGTTAATCAAGGCTGGGGCTGATATTCACGCTAGAAATAATGATGGAAATAATGCTTTGTGGTTTGCTTGTTTTGGTAATCACTACGATTTAATTGATTTTTTACTGGCTCATAAAATTAATATCAATAATCAAAATGATAATGGTGCAACTGTGGCAATGTATGCTGCATCATCAGGTAAAGCAGAAGTATTGAAATTGCTTTTACAATACCATCCTAACTTAAATTTAAAAAATTTGGATGACTATAAAGCCATAGATTTTGCTAGCACAATAGAAGTTTTGAGGATTTTGAAGAATGCTGCAAAATAA